GCTTCAGCATCGGCGACAGCAGCTACGCCGCTGGCGCCAGCGCCAGCATCGACGGCGTCGGCAGCCTGCAGCTGAACGCGGACGGCAGCTACCTGTTCACCCCGGCGGCCAACTACCACGGTGCGGTGCCGCTGGTCAGCTACACCGTCAGCGACGGCGTCAGCAGCGACAGCTCCACCCTCAGCATCAGCGTTACCCCGGTGGATGATAAAGGTGTGGCAGCCATCGACAGCAACACTACGCTGGAAGATACGGTTGTGGCTGGCAATGTGCTGGATAACGACAGTGATATTGATAGCGACCTGACGGTGGCTGGCTTCTCTGTGGACATCAATGGCGATGGCACCACAGAAAGCTTCACTGCGGGCCAGACGGCAACGATCAACGGTGTCGGGACACTGACCCTGGGCAGCGATGGCGGCTACACCTTCGCGCCGGCCGGCAACTGGAGTGGTGCAGTTCCAACGGTGACTTACACCACGAATACTGGTACCAGTTCTACCTTGAATATTGACGTAACACCGGTAGCAGACAAACCGGCTCTGACGATCAACAATTATCAGACCGTGGCTTCAATGAACTTTGAAGATGTGGCGCTGCCTTCCAAAGGTTATTCCGAGACGATCCAGATCAACACGATTTCGGGCACTAGCACGGTGGGCACCTGGAGCACATGGAACGGCAGTGGTTATGTCGAGGTCGGCAAGGAAGGCATCTACCAAGGCGGTAGCTCCAGCAACAAAGTCATGGAGATTGAAGCCGCCACCGGCGACAAGACCCTGTATGCAGATATCCAGGTTGAAGCCGGCCGCTTCTACGAGCTGGATTTCGATGTTGCAGCGCGCAATGGGCATATTGCCAGTTCCGGCATGTCGGTATCACTGGTCAAGCTGGATGCCTCCGGTAACGCGATCACCGGCTCGGCTGTCGTGCTGTACACCTTCTCTCCAACGGACAGTAGCTGGCACAACGTGACCGAGAACTGGACGGCAGAAACATCCGGGACTTATCGTTTGATCTTCACGTCTACGGATTCAGGTAACAGCTACGGCGCCCTGTTGGACAACATCACTTTCTCGGCGGTTGAGAACAAGGGCTACGAGAACAGTTTCTTCAGCCTGGGCGATATCAATACGGCGTTGACCGATACCGATGGCTCCGAAGAACTGGCGGTCGAGATTTCCGGCCTGCCGGTTGGGGCGGTGTTGAAGGATGGGGCCGGCCATGAACTGACGGTTGGTGCCAACGGCAAGTTGGACGTGACTGGCTGGAGTCTGACCACCCTGCAGATTCAGGTGGACCAGCCGGGCAACTACACCCTGACTGTGACCTCGACTTCCAGCGAAGTGGTAAATGGCAGTGTGGTGGATAGCGACAGCAGCCAAGCCAGCTTCACTATCACCGTACTGGATGTGGCCAACTTCACGGATGCCAACGAGGTCGTGACCATGGCGGAGGACGGTGTGCTGAGCGGTTCGGTGCTGACCGGAACCAGCAGCATCGAAGGCGCGGTAACGGTAAGCAGCTTCTCTATCGGTGGCAGCAGCTACACCGCTGGCCAGACTGCCACGGTTGCCAATATTGGTGCGCTGAAGGTCAATGCTGATGGCAGCTATGTCTTCACGCCGGTGAAAGACTTCAACGGCCCGGTGCCTACCGTGAATTACATCGTGACCGATGGCAAGACCACTGATGCCTCCACGCTGAATATTACGGTTACCGCGGTGGAGGATACCCCTGTGTCGTATAGCAACGGCAATAGTGGTGCCTACTGGCTGATGAACTACACATCGAATGCCAACGAATTCGACATGAAAGTGAAGAACGGCACGATGACGTTGGCCGTGGGCGAGTCGCTGCACTGGGACATTCTGGTGACCGACAGTGACCAGAATGCCACGCTGGCACTGATCAACAAGAGCCTGCCAAGCGGTGCGACACTGTCGTACGAGCGCCTATATGCCGAGAATGGCGAGGTGATGCTGCGGGTTTACCTCACCGTGACTGGCAACTCGGCAATCACCCTGTCGCAAGACAATCAGTTCACGATTGACGTCAATGGCGCCAGCGGCACTGCCTTGCTGATCAACTCGGACGAGTATGTTGGCGTACACCCCAACAATGAGTATGACTACAGCGCACAGTTCGATAATGGCAATGCATCGCAGTGGGACGACACTGACTGGCTGAGCAGCAACGTTAGAGGTGGTGAGCTCGCTACCTCGGCCTCAAGCCAGGCTGGCCAGACAGTCAGCTACGACAGTGGTGAAGATATCGCCTATGGCACCATCGGCGGCGATACTCTGAGTGGTGGTGCCGACAATGACTTCATCGATGGTCGGGCTGGCAACGATATCCTGCATGGCGATGCAGGTAACGATGTGGTGCTGGGTGGTCATGGCAATGACACGCTGTATGGTGATGCCGGTAACGACTACCTGGATGGTGGCCGCGGTAGTGACACGCTGTATGGCGGTAGCGGCAACGATGTGCTGAAAGGCGGCGCAGACAGCGATACATTGATTGGTGGTGCTGGTAATGACACGCTGACCGGTGGCACAGGCATCGACACCTTCAAGTGGGCGCTAGGGGATGCGGGTGCCGTGGGCTCGGCTGCGAGGGATAGCATCACCGACTTCAAGGCCGGTGTCGGTGGTGACGTACTGGACCTGAAGGACCTGCTGCAGGGCGAGAACAGCAGCAACCTGAGCAATTACCTGCATTTCGACAAGGATGCCGCCGGTAACGCCGTCGTGCAGATCAGTTCCAGCGGTAATGTTGTGGGTGGTTTCGATCAGGCCATCACGCTGGAAGGTGTGAAACTGTCTGACCTTGGGGCTGGTGATGCGAATATCATCAACAACCTGCTGGCGAATGGCAATCTGAAAGTGGATCTGTAAGCAGCGCAAACTGTCAGTGCAAAAGGGCCGGGTTTCCGGCCCTTTTTTATCGCCGTGATATTGGTAAACCGCCATGGTATGGCGCGAGCAATATGATCGCTTATGTTGACTGGTCAGATGCCGACAGTTGTAGTGTCAAGACCTGCTCGTGCGCCTAAGCTCGAGAAAAAAGCCAATCCGAACACGGATTGGCTTTTATGCGATGGTTTGCCTGAGACAAGCAGCCCGGTAGACTACGTTTGCCGGGTGAATACGGTGGCGGTGTTTTGCAATAGCAGGCACTCATGCCGACAGTCAGTCCATCGTCTGATGGTGTCCCCAGATATGGACACCGTCTTTGAGACCGGGTTCTTTGAGACTGTCAGGCGTGTTTCACAGCATGGATCGGTCTTGGATGCCCATCTTCAATCCGGACAGATTTGGAGCAAGACAGTCTGCCCGTGTCGATCGGTACGCTAGGCCCGAGCAGTGCTCGGGCCTAGCGTACGTTTTGCTGCCACCACGATGCTTACGGGTGGATGACCAGTGCCGTGAACGGTGGCAGGTAGGCCATGGCCGAGACGACCAGGCCGACCAGGCAGGCCAGTGCCAGCGAGTGGAAGAACACAAAGCGCAGGATCACGCCTTCCTTGCCGTAGTACTGGGTGGCGGTGGAGGCGACCACGATGGACTGTGCATCGATCATCTTGCCCATCACGCCGCCGGAGGAGTTGGCGGCGGTCATCAGGATCGGTGACAGGCCCAGTTGCTGTGCCGAGGCTTTTTGCAGGCCGCCGAACAGCACGTTGGCCGCAGTGTCGGAGCCGGTCAGTGCCACGCCCAGCCAGCCCAGCAGGGTGCCGAAGAACGGGTAGAACACGCCGGTATGCGAGAACGCCAGGCCGAGGGTGATGTCGACGCCGGAGAAGCGGGTGACATAGCCCAGTGCCAGCATCGCCACGATGGTGGTAAGCGAGTAGCGCAGCGACCAGAAGGTTTCCTTGTACACCTTCAGCATTTCGGATGGACGGTAGCCCATGATCAGCGCCGAGATCAGCGCGGCGACCAGAATGCCGGTGCCGGTGGTGGACAGCAGGTTGAACTTGTAGATGGCGGCTTCCAGATGCGGCTCGGTCACCACTGGCGGCATCTTGTAGATCAGGTTGTGCAGGCCCGGCCACTGGATTTCCAGCGTGAAGATGCTGTCCAGCAGTTTCTTGATGGTGGGCGAACCGAAGGCGAACACCGCCACAGACAGGATCAGCCACGGCAGCCAGGCGCGGATCACTTCGCCGGTGCTGTAGCCGTGATGCTTGTCGGAGATGATGGCCTTGGCGCCGTTGGCGGCTTCACCACCCATGGTGCCGGCGGTAGAGGTGTAGATTTCTTTCGGTTTCCATACTTTCAGGAAGCCGACCAAGGCGGCGATGGAGCATACCGAGGCGATAACAGCGACCAGTTCCGGCCCCATGGTGTTGGACACGATCAGCTGCGGAATGGCGAACGACAGGCCGGCTACCAGCACGGCAGGCCAGATGCGCATGGTATTGCGCCAGCCGCAGAACGCGATCAGCAGCCAGAACGGCACGATGATGGCGAAGAGGGTCATCTGGCGGCCAACCATGGACGAAATCTGCAGCACGTCCAGGCCGGTAACCTTGGCCAGGGTGGTGATCGGGGTGCCCAGCGCGCCGTAGGCCACCGGCGCGGTATTGGCGATCAGCGATAGGCCGGAGGCGGCCAGCGGCGAGAAGCCGAGGCCGATCAGCATGGCGCCGGTGACGGCTACCGGGGTGCCGAAGCCGCCGGCACCTTCAAAGAAGGCGCCAAAGCAGAACGCGATCAGCAGCAGCTGCAGACGGCGGTCGGTGGTGATGCCGGAGATCGACTCGCGCAGGATGGCGAACTGGCCTTTGCGCTCGGTCAGCTGGTACAGGAAGATCACGTTGAGGATGATCCAGCCGATCGGCAGCAGGCCGTTGGCGGCACCCAGCAGCGTGGCGCTGGCGGCCAGCTCGGCCGGCATGCCGAACACGCCGATGGCGACCAGCAGCGAGGTGGCCAGGCCCAGCAGCGCGGCCTTGTGCGCCTTGACGTGGAACAGACCCAGTGCGCCCAGCAGGACGATGACCGGGATGCTGGCGGCCAGCGTGGATAGCCACGGGCTGCCGAGCGGGTCGTATACGTGTGACCACATGATGTAACTCTCCTTGTTGTGATGCGCGATCTCGGTGCTGCTGCCTGACGGCAGGCGGTTGCGCGAGGCGTTATGTGCCGTGCGCGAACTTTAGCGGCAGCCGACGGTCGGCGTCATTTGGGGCTTGCCCTTGCGGGTTAACCCTCAGCGACCAGGTCAAGTTACTGAAAATAAAGGAAAAGGCGAAAAAATGGCCGCAACGCCGAATCGGTGTTGCGGCCAACCTTGTGACAGGCGGAGAGCTTACGACAGCGGGTGGGCGGAGACGCCGCTGTCATCCAGGCGCAGGTAGCCGGCACTGCCGTCGTGCCAGTCCTGGATCACCCAGCGTTCGCGCGGCTGGCCGGCCAGCGGGTAGTGATGCCGTGCCGGGCGATGGGTGTGGCCGTGAATCAGCGTGCAGCCAGGGTTGGCCGCAAGCAGGGTGAGCACGGCGTCTTCGGTCACGTCGCTGATTTCGTTGGGTCCGTCCTGCTGCTTGCGCGATTCGCTCTGCTCGCGGATGTGGCGGGCGATGGCGTGGCGTTCTGCCAGCGGCTTGAGCAGGAAGGCCTGCTGCCAGGCTGGCTGCCGCACCATGGCGCGGAACTGCTGGTAGGCGGTGTCGTCGCCGCACAGCGCGTCGCCGTGGCTGAGCAGGTAGCTGCGGCCGTAGGCCTGCAGCGCGTGCGGGTCGGACAGTAGCGTGGCGCCGCTGGCGGCGGCAAAGCCGGTGCCGAGCAGGAAGTCGCGGTTGCCGTGCATCACGTACAGCGGCGTGTGGCGGCTGAAGTCGCGCATCGCCGCGACCATGCTGCGGGCGAAGGCGTCATCGTCGTCGTCGCCGACCCAGTACTCGAACAGGTCGCCGAGGATGTACAGCGCGTCGATGTGGCCGGCCCACTGCCGCAGCGTGCGCTGGAACAGCTCGCCCAGCCACGGTGCTTCGGCGTGAAGGTGCAGATCGGAGATCAGGTGAATGGCCATCGTGCGGCACCATGAATAAGGGCCGCATGCAGCGGCCCCGGGTCTTGCGTGAACGGGATCAGGCGGCAGCCACGATCTCGGCTTTTTCGACGATGACCGGCTCGACCGGCACGTCCTGGTGACCACCGGTGCGGCCGGTTTTCACGCCCTTGATGCGGTCAACCACGTCCTGGCCGGCAACCACCTGGCCGAACACGGCGTAGCCCCAGCCCTGCATGGTTTCGCTGCGGAAGTCGAGGAAGTCGTTGTCCGACACGTTGATGAAGAACTGTGCGCTGGCGGAGTGCGGGTCCGGCGTACGT
The nucleotide sequence above comes from Vogesella indigofera. Encoded proteins:
- a CDS encoding UDP-2,3-diacylglucosamine diphosphatase: MAIHLISDLHLHAEAPWLGELFQRTLRQWAGHIDALYILGDLFEYWVGDDDDDAFARSMVAAMRDFSRHTPLYVMHGNRDFLLGTGFAAASGATLLSDPHALQAYGRSYLLSHGDALCGDDTAYQQFRAMVRQPAWQQAFLLKPLAERHAIARHIREQSESRKQQDGPNEISDVTEDAVLTLLAANPGCTLIHGHTHRPARHHYPLAGQPRERWVIQDWHDGSAGYLRLDDSGVSAHPLS
- a CDS encoding tandem-95 repeat protein, yielding FSIGDSSYAAGASASIDGVGSLQLNADGSYLFTPAANYHGAVPLVSYTVSDGVSSDSSTLSISVTPVDDKGVAAIDSNTTLEDTVVAGNVLDNDSDIDSDLTVAGFSVDINGDGTTESFTAGQTATINGVGTLTLGSDGGYTFAPAGNWSGAVPTVTYTTNTGTSSTLNIDVTPVADKPALTINNYQTVASMNFEDVALPSKGYSETIQINTISGTSTVGTWSTWNGSGYVEVGKEGIYQGGSSSNKVMEIEAATGDKTLYADIQVEAGRFYELDFDVAARNGHIASSGMSVSLVKLDASGNAITGSAVVLYTFSPTDSSWHNVTENWTAETSGTYRLIFTSTDSGNSYGALLDNITFSAVENKGYENSFFSLGDINTALTDTDGSEELAVEISGLPVGAVLKDGAGHELTVGANGKLDVTGWSLTTLQIQVDQPGNYTLTVTSTSSEVVNGSVVDSDSSQASFTITVLDVANFTDANEVVTMAEDGVLSGSVLTGTSSIEGAVTVSSFSIGGSSYTAGQTATVANIGALKVNADGSYVFTPVKDFNGPVPTVNYIVTDGKTTDASTLNITVTAVEDTPVSYSNGNSGAYWLMNYTSNANEFDMKVKNGTMTLAVGESLHWDILVTDSDQNATLALINKSLPSGATLSYERLYAENGEVMLRVYLTVTGNSAITLSQDNQFTIDVNGASGTALLINSDEYVGVHPNNEYDYSAQFDNGNASQWDDTDWLSSNVRGGELATSASSQAGQTVSYDSGEDIAYGTIGGDTLSGGADNDFIDGRAGNDILHGDAGNDVVLGGHGNDTLYGDAGNDYLDGGRGSDTLYGGSGNDVLKGGADSDTLIGGAGNDTLTGGTGIDTFKWALGDAGAVGSAARDSITDFKAGVGGDVLDLKDLLQGENSSNLSNYLHFDKDAAGNAVVQISSSGNVVGGFDQAITLEGVKLSDLGAGDANIINNLLANGNLKVDL
- a CDS encoding L-lactate permease; its protein translation is MWSHVYDPLGSPWLSTLAASIPVIVLLGALGLFHVKAHKAALLGLATSLLVAIGVFGMPAELAASATLLGAANGLLPIGWIILNVIFLYQLTERKGQFAILRESISGITTDRRLQLLLIAFCFGAFFEGAGGFGTPVAVTGAMLIGLGFSPLAASGLSLIANTAPVAYGALGTPITTLAKVTGLDVLQISSMVGRQMTLFAIIVPFWLLIAFCGWRNTMRIWPAVLVAGLSFAIPQLIVSNTMGPELVAVIASVCSIAALVGFLKVWKPKEIYTSTAGTMGGEAANGAKAIISDKHHGYSTGEVIRAWLPWLILSVAVFAFGSPTIKKLLDSIFTLEIQWPGLHNLIYKMPPVVTEPHLEAAIYKFNLLSTTGTGILVAALISALIMGYRPSEMLKVYKETFWSLRYSLTTIVAMLALGYVTRFSGVDITLGLAFSHTGVFYPFFGTLLGWLGVALTGSDTAANVLFGGLQKASAQQLGLSPILMTAANSSGGVMGKMIDAQSIVVASTATQYYGKEGVILRFVFFHSLALACLVGLVVSAMAYLPPFTALVIHP